Proteins from a genomic interval of Calditrichota bacterium:
- a CDS encoding nitroreductase has protein sequence MIMEFLKNRWSPNYFLDQSIDQETLRMLFEAARWAPSSYNEQPWFFIVARKDEPEEFEKLLSLLAPGNAKWAKTAGALVLSVAKLTFDHNGKPNRHAYHDVGMAVENLILQALGANIYAHQMGGFSISRAREIFHLPDSVDPVAVIALGYIKDQETPVNRSRKPLEGFVFKGKWGIPNFELKVPE, from the coding sequence ATGATTATGGAATTCCTGAAAAACCGATGGAGTCCCAATTACTTTTTGGACCAATCAATCGATCAGGAAACCCTTCGGATGCTTTTTGAAGCGGCCCGCTGGGCTCCGTCAAGCTACAATGAACAGCCCTGGTTCTTTATCGTGGCCCGGAAAGATGAACCGGAAGAATTTGAGAAACTCCTGTCGCTGCTGGCTCCGGGAAATGCAAAATGGGCAAAAACAGCGGGAGCCCTGGTACTTTCTGTGGCGAAATTGACTTTCGATCACAATGGAAAACCCAACCGGCACGCCTATCACGATGTGGGAATGGCGGTGGAAAATTTAATTTTACAGGCGCTCGGTGCCAATATTTACGCCCATCAAATGGGGGGATTTTCCATCTCCAGGGCGAGGGAAATTTTTCATCTTCCCGATTCGGTCGATCCCGTTGCCGTGATCGCATTGGGTTACATTAAAGATCAGGAAACACCTGTTAATCGATCGCGAAAACCGTTGGAAGGGTTTGTTTTTAAAGGGAAATGGGGAATCCCAAACTTTGAATTAAAGGTACCGGAATGA
- a CDS encoding 23S rRNA (pseudouridine(1915)-N(3))-methyltransferase RlmH, translating to MAFRLRILSPGKTKKKYLQEGIAEYLKRLSHYVPIEWIPVTARLQKQNLPIERILDKEAEAFTKYLKSGHFLIVLDAKGKMRSSEDFAEFLRIKRDAGVPGIDFLIGGEWGISEKIKNRADEFLSLSRMTFTHDLTRLILLEQIYRAFTIIKNENYHK from the coding sequence GTGGCATTTAGGCTTCGTATTCTTTCTCCGGGAAAAACCAAGAAGAAATACCTGCAGGAAGGCATTGCGGAATATCTGAAGAGATTGTCCCATTACGTTCCGATTGAATGGATTCCGGTGACGGCCAGACTTCAGAAGCAGAATCTTCCCATCGAACGCATTTTGGACAAGGAGGCCGAAGCCTTCACGAAATATCTGAAAAGCGGTCATTTTCTGATTGTCCTGGATGCCAAAGGGAAAATGCGTTCATCTGAAGATTTTGCGGAGTTTTTGCGGATAAAGCGAGATGCGGGTGTTCCGGGCATTGATTTTCTCATTGGCGGCGAGTGGGGTATTTCGGAAAAGATCAAAAATCGGGCAGATGAGTTTCTGTCCCTTTCACGAATGACATTTACACATGATTTAACCCGGTTGATTTTACTGGAGCAGATTTACCGGGCATTTACCATCATAAAGAATGAGAATTATCACAAATAA
- a CDS encoding MFS transporter — protein MIDLLKKEAFKARTLFRKYDRRVWYLFLTRIFISMGFGIVIPFLSVYLYSELGVPMKVVGTIFLFAAATRAVMQLFGGELSDRFGRRKIMLWAMGGRAVTFFLLSLAILYAQYLMLILLAVVLSYGFGAMFMPSADAMIADLVTDQDRIEAYGIQRIGLNAGWAIGPAIGGFLASISYFWLFFLTAILFVIGYGIIHVYVGESNSERRKESSRMRLKGLLSIRNNRDFLVFSFYALLIFSIMTQIVSTLSVYAVSEMGLSKVHLGFLYTINGIIIIFLQFPGISLIKKVKLTTALAGGALLVAAGYVVIMFANHFLGIALAIVLLTFGEIFITPAGTTLTSNWAPPVERGRYLGVYGLFQSFGRSFGPFYGGFLLDALIHDPALLWGIIAAIGLVSALGFFSLQWKIPQKVNSLTVKPV, from the coding sequence GTGATTGATCTTCTTAAGAAGGAAGCCTTCAAAGCCCGGACGCTGTTCAGGAAATACGATCGGAGGGTCTGGTATTTATTCTTAACCCGTATTTTTATTTCCATGGGATTTGGCATTGTCATTCCTTTTCTGAGTGTGTACCTCTACTCGGAATTGGGTGTTCCCATGAAAGTTGTGGGGACGATTTTCCTGTTTGCAGCGGCCACGCGTGCGGTGATGCAGCTTTTTGGCGGGGAACTTTCCGATCGGTTTGGCAGACGAAAAATCATGCTCTGGGCGATGGGAGGACGGGCAGTCACCTTTTTTCTGCTGTCGCTGGCCATTCTGTATGCGCAATATCTGATGCTCATTCTGCTGGCGGTGGTTCTCTCGTACGGCTTTGGCGCCATGTTTATGCCCTCTGCCGATGCCATGATTGCCGATCTGGTGACCGATCAGGATCGAATCGAGGCATACGGAATTCAGCGCATTGGATTAAATGCCGGATGGGCCATCGGACCGGCCATTGGCGGATTTCTGGCGTCCATTTCGTACTTCTGGCTTTTTTTCCTGACGGCCATTCTTTTCGTCATTGGCTACGGAATTATTCACGTCTACGTGGGGGAATCGAATTCTGAGCGCAGGAAAGAATCGTCCCGCATGCGGTTGAAGGGATTGCTTTCCATTCGAAACAACCGGGATTTTTTGGTCTTTAGCTTTTATGCCCTTCTTATCTTTTCAATCATGACTCAGATTGTGTCCACACTTTCCGTTTATGCGGTCAGTGAAATGGGATTGTCGAAAGTCCATCTGGGGTTTTTGTACACCATTAATGGAATCATCATCATTTTTCTGCAATTCCCCGGGATTTCACTCATAAAGAAGGTGAAGTTAACCACCGCACTTGCGGGCGGTGCTTTACTGGTGGCGGCCGGGTATGTGGTGATTATGTTTGCCAATCATTTCCTTGGAATTGCTCTGGCCATTGTACTGTTAACCTTTGGCGAAATCTTTATTACACCGGCAGGAACCACATTGACCTCCAATTGGGCTCCCCCGGTAGAAAGGGGACGCTACTTGGGCGTCTATGGGCTTTTTCAATCCTTTGGACGGTCCTTTGGCCCTTTTTATGGCGGCTTTTTACTGGATGCACTCATTCACGATCCCGCCCTTCTGTGGGGAATCATTGCGGCTATTGGTTTGGTCAGCGCGCTGGGATTTTTCTCCCTTCAGTGGAAAATCCCCCAAAAAGTCAACAGCCTCACCGTGAAACCGGTGTGA
- a CDS encoding M61 family metallopeptidase — translation MLRKSSRVLRILLLIGLAFLFAENAASQGFYYNGFETRYELSVHPGDVQYFYVTIHVAQNDAPRLVFSMPAWIPGGYMLGNFARRVRGFSAKNGKGEALKFQKIDPNSWEVQTNGCPKLDISYKVDVAHGAFMGKAIDKNYALVNGPSTYMYIRGHKSDPVTVFYNIPSDWKIATGLEEAPVSRTFTAPNYDVFADAPALLGKFKQFRFEVKGVPHIVAINGPVTFDTDAFLRMVKKIVTYETQGIYQDIPYKKYVFIYTIYPGMRGGGGLEHLNSTTIGLSGARLKMDINSGADVTAHEFFHVWNVKRIHPEVLGPFDYSKDVRTKSLWVCEGITSYYADLTLARTGIWGEEKFLKNQAKMISELQSNPDRLKTSAEMASWKIWETGYGGSGISFYTKGQILGMLLDLKIRHLTNNQRSLDDVMRFLNQWFAKWGVGYKDSDILRAVNAVTNKDFREFFERYVSGTVELPYNKILAYAGLKPVFTKKTVPYIGKVAFFGPKNRVFAVDSESPVGKAGLMKEDHLLKMDGKTIKNRKDFTKILNSKKPGDSIKLIVERAGKKLTLLVPVQPREKVTCTIEKVASPTPEQLMMRKTWLHGESD, via the coding sequence ATGTTACGAAAGAGCAGTCGTGTTTTACGCATCCTTTTGTTGATTGGACTGGCTTTTCTTTTTGCAGAAAATGCCGCAAGCCAGGGGTTTTATTACAATGGTTTTGAAACCCGTTACGAATTGAGCGTTCATCCCGGGGATGTGCAGTATTTTTACGTTACGATTCACGTAGCCCAAAATGATGCGCCACGGCTGGTTTTTTCCATGCCGGCCTGGATACCCGGCGGCTACATGCTTGGGAACTTTGCCCGGCGGGTAAGGGGTTTTAGCGCGAAAAATGGTAAGGGCGAGGCACTAAAATTCCAAAAAATTGATCCGAATTCCTGGGAGGTTCAAACCAACGGCTGCCCCAAACTGGACATCTCGTACAAGGTGGATGTGGCGCACGGTGCCTTTATGGGGAAGGCCATCGACAAAAACTACGCGCTGGTTAACGGGCCCTCCACGTACATGTACATTCGGGGGCACAAATCCGATCCGGTTACGGTGTTCTACAACATTCCTTCCGACTGGAAAATTGCCACCGGGCTGGAAGAGGCTCCCGTTTCGCGCACCTTTACCGCTCCCAATTACGATGTTTTTGCAGATGCACCGGCACTGCTCGGGAAATTTAAGCAGTTCCGTTTTGAGGTGAAGGGGGTACCGCATATTGTGGCTATCAACGGTCCCGTCACATTCGACACGGACGCCTTTCTGCGGATGGTGAAAAAAATTGTCACCTATGAAACCCAGGGAATTTATCAGGACATTCCCTACAAGAAATATGTGTTTATTTACACCATTTACCCGGGAATGCGGGGCGGCGGGGGGCTTGAACATCTGAATTCAACCACTATCGGTCTTTCCGGTGCCCGCTTGAAAATGGACATCAACAGCGGGGCAGACGTGACCGCACATGAATTTTTTCACGTGTGGAATGTCAAACGGATTCACCCCGAGGTGCTGGGCCCCTTTGATTATTCAAAAGATGTCCGAACAAAATCGCTTTGGGTTTGTGAGGGGATCACCAGCTATTATGCCGATTTAACCCTGGCCCGAACCGGCATCTGGGGAGAGGAAAAATTTCTTAAAAATCAGGCAAAAATGATTTCCGAGCTGCAATCCAATCCGGATCGTCTGAAGACCAGTGCGGAAATGGCCAGCTGGAAAATCTGGGAAACCGGTTACGGGGGATCGGGCATTTCATTCTACACCAAGGGGCAGATTCTGGGCATGCTGTTGGATTTAAAGATCCGCCACCTCACCAACAACCAGCGTTCCCTGGATGATGTGATGCGGTTTCTCAACCAGTGGTTTGCAAAATGGGGGGTGGGGTACAAGGATTCTGACATCCTTCGAGCGGTGAATGCCGTGACAAACAAGGACTTTCGGGAATTCTTTGAAAGATATGTCAGCGGCACGGTGGAATTGCCTTACAATAAAATACTGGCCTATGCAGGCCTGAAGCCGGTCTTTACGAAGAAAACCGTTCCCTACATCGGGAAGGTGGCCTTTTTCGGTCCCAAGAATCGCGTGTTTGCCGTCGATTCGGAAAGTCCCGTGGGAAAAGCGGGTTTGATGAAAGAGGATCATCTTCTAAAAATGGACGGCAAAACGATTAAAAATCGGAAAGATTTCACGAAAATATTGAATTCGAAAAAGCCCGGCGATTCAATTAAACTGATTGTTGAAAGGGCAGGGAAAAAACTGACCCTGTTGGTTCCCGTACAACCCCGGGAAAAGGTGACCTGTACGATTGAAAAGGTGGCTTCCCCAACCCCCGAACAACTCATGATGCGAAAAACCTGGCTTCACGGTGAAAGCGATTGA
- a CDS encoding M61 family metallopeptidase, whose amino-acid sequence MKRIFIILWVLLVSVPGVRGQSVRYDVFLDSPETHFFRVEMTIQNAPAEDTLKVAIPAWCCLYQIRDFAQYVQMVQAKDRQNRALPIQKSDKQTWMISTEKSSILKVSYRVFGNDLSPFGTQLNSKHAFINPALILFYVVQGRDWPVTVVYHKPKDWRILTAAQKVKTKENAFRANSYDELVDNPVEIGRFEKLSFQSDGATYDVGFYDYHNEFSLNKFKEMLKRIVHAETISLMHDVPFKRYVFIFQIVDSYGSGMEHANSCVISFNRQRAAADVFDLTSLIAHEFFHVWNVKRIKPKNLFRYDWTKENYTRALWFAEGGTCYYAALVRKRAGFWNRQQLLDHFAERITQEENDPGRKIESPEMASFNAWFEKYPWYVRPENSISYYRSGEILSLLLDLKMRVDTKNRFSLDDVLRVMNGFFAKRHIPYNDSQDILAVINSLTGKDYSDFFKKYVSGTERPPYETIFRAAGLDFKKETETVPDLGFTAERNFDQPFVVTTVETGSPAQKAGLDVNDRVLEVNGKPTGLYIEDSFKGLKAGDRVVLRIKRGNKEQNIAYKIGMKSKKQYVITAGKRLSAFQDELLNQWFAGKP is encoded by the coding sequence ATGAAACGAATTTTTATTATTTTGTGGGTGTTGCTTGTAAGTGTTCCCGGGGTCAGAGGACAGTCTGTTCGGTATGACGTGTTTCTGGATTCTCCGGAAACACATTTCTTCCGCGTGGAAATGACCATTCAAAACGCGCCCGCGGAGGACACACTGAAGGTGGCCATTCCGGCCTGGTGCTGTTTGTACCAGATTCGGGATTTTGCCCAATATGTTCAAATGGTTCAGGCAAAAGACCGGCAAAACAGAGCCCTGCCTATTCAAAAGAGCGATAAACAAACGTGGATGATTTCAACAGAAAAAAGCTCAATTCTAAAGGTATCTTACCGGGTTTTTGGAAACGATTTGAGTCCGTTTGGAACGCAATTGAATTCCAAACACGCCTTTATCAACCCCGCTCTCATTTTGTTTTACGTGGTTCAGGGTCGGGACTGGCCCGTCACAGTGGTTTACCACAAGCCGAAGGACTGGAGAATTTTGACGGCTGCTCAAAAGGTCAAGACGAAAGAGAATGCCTTCCGCGCAAATTCCTACGACGAATTGGTTGATAATCCGGTCGAAATCGGGCGGTTTGAAAAACTGTCCTTTCAATCCGATGGGGCAACCTACGACGTGGGTTTTTATGATTACCATAACGAATTCAGCCTCAATAAATTCAAAGAAATGCTTAAACGAATTGTTCACGCTGAAACCATCAGTTTAATGCACGATGTCCCGTTTAAACGCTACGTTTTCATCTTTCAAATTGTGGATTCCTACGGCAGTGGAATGGAACACGCCAATTCCTGTGTGATCAGTTTTAACCGCCAACGGGCCGCCGCCGATGTATTTGATCTCACCAGCCTTATTGCTCACGAGTTCTTTCATGTGTGGAATGTCAAGCGCATCAAACCGAAAAATCTTTTTCGATACGATTGGACAAAAGAAAACTACACGCGCGCCCTCTGGTTTGCGGAAGGCGGAACCTGCTACTATGCGGCGCTCGTGCGGAAACGGGCGGGATTTTGGAATCGGCAACAGCTACTGGATCACTTTGCGGAACGGATTACACAGGAAGAAAATGACCCGGGGAGAAAAATTGAAAGCCCCGAGATGGCCAGCTTTAATGCCTGGTTTGAAAAATATCCCTGGTATGTGCGACCGGAAAACAGTATTTCGTACTATCGGTCCGGCGAAATCCTTTCGCTTTTGCTGGATTTGAAAATGCGGGTGGACACAAAAAATCGGTTTAGTCTGGATGATGTGCTTCGGGTGATGAATGGCTTTTTCGCCAAACGACATATTCCCTACAACGACAGTCAGGACATTTTGGCCGTCATAAACAGTCTCACCGGAAAGGATTACAGTGATTTTTTTAAGAAATACGTATCCGGTACGGAACGGCCTCCTTATGAGACCATTTTTCGGGCAGCCGGTCTGGATTTTAAAAAGGAGACAGAGACTGTTCCGGATCTCGGATTCACCGCCGAACGCAATTTTGATCAACCCTTTGTGGTGACCACAGTTGAAACGGGAAGCCCGGCACAGAAAGCGGGTTTGGACGTAAATGATCGGGTTTTGGAAGTTAATGGCAAACCCACCGGACTGTATATTGAGGATTCTTTTAAAGGATTGAAAGCAGGGGATCGGGTGGTCTTGCGGATCAAACGGGGTAACAAAGAGCAAAATATTGCGTACAAAATTGGGATGAAATCAAAAAAACAGTACGTGATCACGGCAGGGAAAAGGCTTTCGGCTTTTCAAGATGAGCTGTTAAACCAGTGGTTTGCAGGAAAACCTTAA
- a CDS encoding RNA-binding S4 domain-containing protein, with the protein MKTKEPTERSPESQMRLDKWLKVARIFKTRSQASEACEQRRVKVNGQTVKPAKAVRVGDEVTIRFGKRFRTLHIQEITQRSLPAARARELYREEKPELSEESLEMLELIKKLDRKFRPKSKGRPTKKERRQLEKLRGF; encoded by the coding sequence GTGAAAACGAAAGAACCCACGGAGCGTTCGCCGGAAAGCCAGATGCGCCTGGACAAATGGCTGAAGGTTGCCCGTATTTTCAAAACCCGCAGTCAGGCATCGGAAGCCTGTGAGCAGCGCCGGGTCAAGGTCAACGGACAGACGGTGAAACCCGCAAAAGCGGTTCGGGTAGGGGATGAGGTCACCATCCGATTTGGTAAACGCTTTCGCACGCTTCACATTCAGGAGATTACGCAAAGGAGTTTACCGGCTGCCCGTGCAAGGGAATTGTACCGCGAAGAAAAGCCGGAATTATCGGAAGAAAGTCTTGAAATGCTTGAACTGATCAAAAAACTGGATCGAAAATTTCGACCGAAAAGCAAAGGACGCCCGACCAAAAAAGAGCGGCGGCAACTGGAAAAATTGAGAGGATTTTGA
- a CDS encoding S9 family peptidase has protein sequence MRYSGRILYRLFFPLFILFLTGSYQTKLFSQEKLTVEKIYKSHDFSGKSISQIQWTPDKKAFTYLTTNAKTGDLEIWRYALKSGKQKLILSSKDVPQLHPSVREKRFLLPSYYLSPDGKDILLPSSNDLFLYNLKNKRISQLTNDAENERDPRFSPDGKMIAFLKHHNLWVLNLSDGSLKQLTISGQEHVFIGRFDWVYEEEFGIRTGFFWSPDSKKIAFFRVDERPEPKFPIVDFIPLHNTVEWERYPNPGDANAIVDIGVVAVGSKKIVWMDTGKGNDHYIPRIKWLPNSRQLAVQRLNRLQNRLEVLLADVKDGHSLVILTESRSDGWINVNHDWRFLDRGHYFLWSSNRSGYTHLYLYNWKGKEIRQITRGKWDVTGLVALNQKKKWVYFMADKDSPLGRQFYKIKWDGTDLLKLSRRPGMHSVTASPDAKYFLDSFSNVKTPPQLLLRNASGKRIRIINSGRIPALRKYRFATPKFFQITLYDTLKLNAYMIKPLDFDSTKKYPVLIYTYGGPGSQTVTNSWRNGWGNLWHQMMVQKGYIVFSVDNRGTGARGAAFQFLVYKNIGGHSVDDQIAAAKYLSTLSYVDPNRIGIWGWSGGGYMTIMCMLKGADVFHTGVAVAPVTDFRNYDSIWTERYMQTPKLNPEGYDKSSALKYAGNLKGNLLILHGLSDDNVHFANTVQLIKKFQDLQKPFDMMVFPRKRHSIRGADARIFLFRKMTDYFLKNL, from the coding sequence ATGCGTTATTCGGGTAGAATTCTTTATCGATTGTTTTTTCCGCTGTTTATCCTTTTCCTGACCGGGAGTTATCAAACAAAACTCTTTTCGCAGGAAAAACTCACCGTCGAAAAAATCTACAAGAGCCATGATTTCAGCGGAAAATCCATCAGTCAGATTCAGTGGACTCCGGATAAAAAGGCGTTTACCTATTTAACAACCAACGCCAAAACAGGTGATCTGGAAATCTGGCGTTACGCCCTCAAATCGGGCAAACAAAAATTGATTCTTTCATCAAAGGATGTCCCCCAGCTTCATCCATCGGTTCGGGAAAAGCGATTTTTATTGCCCAGCTATTACCTTTCACCCGATGGGAAAGATATCCTGTTACCCAGTTCCAATGACTTGTTTTTGTACAACTTAAAGAACAAACGTATTTCCCAGTTGACGAATGACGCGGAAAATGAACGGGATCCGCGTTTTTCTCCCGATGGGAAAATGATTGCCTTTCTGAAACATCACAACTTGTGGGTTCTCAATCTTTCGGACGGGAGTCTTAAGCAATTGACCATTAGCGGTCAGGAACACGTGTTTATCGGCCGCTTTGATTGGGTGTACGAAGAAGAATTCGGGATTCGAACGGGATTCTTTTGGTCCCCGGACAGCAAAAAGATTGCTTTTTTTAGGGTCGATGAGCGTCCCGAACCCAAATTTCCGATCGTGGATTTTATTCCTCTCCACAATACGGTTGAATGGGAGCGGTATCCGAATCCCGGAGATGCAAACGCCATTGTGGATATCGGGGTTGTTGCAGTTGGTTCAAAAAAAATCGTTTGGATGGATACCGGAAAGGGTAACGATCACTACATCCCCCGAATCAAATGGCTTCCGAACAGCCGGCAACTGGCCGTCCAGCGATTGAACCGCCTGCAAAATCGGTTGGAGGTTTTATTGGCCGATGTGAAAGATGGTCACTCACTGGTGATTTTAACGGAATCTCGTTCCGATGGGTGGATCAATGTCAATCACGACTGGAGGTTTTTAGACCGCGGGCACTATTTTCTGTGGTCGTCAAACCGGTCAGGATACACGCATCTTTATCTTTACAATTGGAAGGGGAAAGAGATCCGCCAGATTACCCGCGGCAAGTGGGACGTAACCGGGCTGGTTGCTCTCAATCAAAAGAAAAAGTGGGTCTATTTTATGGCCGATAAAGACAGTCCATTGGGGCGCCAGTTCTACAAAATTAAATGGGATGGAACGGATCTTTTGAAATTGTCCAGGCGCCCGGGAATGCATTCCGTAACGGCGTCGCCGGACGCGAAGTATTTTTTGGATTCTTTTTCAAATGTGAAGACGCCTCCGCAGCTGCTTTTGCGGAATGCCTCCGGAAAACGGATTCGAATCATCAACAGCGGGAGAATCCCGGCGCTTCGTAAATACCGGTTTGCCACGCCCAAATTTTTTCAGATAACGCTCTACGATACGCTCAAACTGAACGCGTATATGATCAAACCCCTTGATTTTGATTCGACCAAAAAATATCCCGTGCTCATTTACACGTACGGAGGGCCGGGGTCTCAAACCGTTACCAATTCCTGGCGGAACGGCTGGGGTAACCTCTGGCACCAGATGATGGTTCAGAAGGGCTACATTGTGTTTAGTGTGGACAATCGGGGAACCGGTGCCAGGGGAGCAGCCTTTCAATTTTTGGTGTACAAGAATATCGGCGGCCACAGCGTGGACGATCAAATTGCCGCAGCGAAATATCTGAGCACGTTGTCGTACGTCGATCCCAACCGAATCGGCATCTGGGGATGGAGCGGCGGCGGCTACATGACGATTATGTGCATGCTCAAGGGCGCAGACGTTTTTCATACCGGGGTAGCCGTGGCGCCGGTGACGGATTTTCGTAATTACGATTCCATCTGGACGGAGCGGTACATGCAGACACCGAAATTGAATCCCGAGGGCTACGACAAGAGTTCCGCGCTCAAATATGCCGGAAATCTAAAGGGGAACTTGTTGATTCTGCACGGTCTGTCGGATGATAACGTACATTTTGCCAACACCGTACAATTGATTAAAAAATTTCAAGACTTGCAAAAACCCTTTGATATGATGGTTTTTCCGCGCAAACGGCACTCCATTCGCGGAGCCGATGCCCGGATTTTCCTTTTCCGAAAAATGACGGATTATTTCTTAAAAAATCTGTAA